The DNA sequence TAAACACATTGTTCAATTATATTTTTCTGATAAATCTTTAATTAGTTTTTTAATTTCGGTTCTAGCTCCAAGATCTAATCCTGTTGAAACTTCATCTAAAATTAAAAATTTTGGGTTATGCAAAATTGACAACAAAATATTAACTCTTTGTTTTTGTCCACCGGAAATTCTTTTAATTCTTTTTTTCAAAAGTTCATCAATTTTTAATGTTTTAATTAGTTCTTGAATATCTATATCTTGATTATTGTAAATTGCAGCATAGAAATCTATTAACGATTTAACAGATAAATCTGCTGGATATGTACATTCTTGAAATTGAACGCCCAAATTTTGCATGAAATCAACATGATTTTTAAAATTACGCATCACTTGACCATCTGTTTGCTGTTGAACGCCACAAATAATGTCAACAATTGTTGATTTACCGACACCATTAATTCCAATTAGAGCTACTTTTTCACCCTCATGGATTTTAAAATTAACATCTTCAAAAATAGTTGTAGATCCATAAACTTTTTTTAGATTAGTAACTTCTATTAAAACTTTGCGGCTATTTTTTTCTACTTTGGTAGTTTGAGGAACTTTTTTTTCTTTTTTAGGAAAAAAAATTTTATTTTTCATTTTTTTAAGCATTTTATCTATCCCAATTAAACGATTTTACAGCTATTAATATAATAACAATTGTTGAAGCTGGAGGGATAATGTAACCTCATCATTCTAAATTTATTTTCATATCAACTAGTGTTTGATGTGGAATATTAGCTGGTAAAAATGATAATGTTAGCATTCTTTGTAAATATGTTGTTGGAAGTATTTGACTAATTGTTGTCATAGTTGAACCTAGCGATTCTGC is a window from the Mycoplasma sp. (ex Biomphalaria glabrata) genome containing:
- a CDS encoding ABC transporter ATP-binding protein, whose protein sequence is MKNKIFFPKKEKKVPQTTKVEKNSRKVLIEVTNLKKVYGSTTIFEDVNFKIHEGEKVALIGINGVGKSTIVDIICGVQQQTDGQVMRNFKNHVDFMQNLGVQFQECTYPADLSVKSLIDFYAAIYNNQDIDIQELIKTLKIDELLKKRIKRISGGQKQRVNILLSILHNPKFLILDEVSTGLDLGARTEIKKLIKDLSEKYNWTMCLITHNVEELSYLCDRIILLGRNQQGIGNVVEDDSIENIVKKYKSLDKFISTHFEY